The following proteins are co-located in the Rheinheimera salexigens genome:
- a CDS encoding efflux RND transporter permease subunit, whose protein sequence is MIKFIIRWSLNNPILILLCSLALVLFGWQAGQQIKLDALPDLSDVQVIIKTSYPGQTPELIEQQVSYPLSTALLAVPKAKAVRSFSMAGDSYLYVIFADGTDPYWARSRVLEYLQTVTLPQGATATLGPDASGVGWVFQYALVDRSGQHSLEQLTSLQKFYLSPELQSVDGVSEVASIGGMDKTYQLELQPRLMRAYQLTLADVINAIKNHNQQVGGGIIEVAETELLVQSNGYIQSSNDLAQIPVGKRNHADYALTLADIGTVQEVPAARRGIAELNGEGEVVAGIIVMRHGENALQTIDAVKQKLQQLKTGLPSGVEVVTVYDRSELIKATVSNLSEKLLEEMAVVAIICVVFLLHFRSALVAVISLPLALLSSVLLMNLLNINANVMSLGGIAIAIGALVDAAIVMVEHAHKELEHAKAKQAANTALPPNVYRQVITSACTDVGPALFFSLLVITVSFMPVFFLEAQEGRLFAPLAFTKTFSMAAAAILAITLIPVLMLYLLRGKIPTEQQNPINRGLIALYRPVLKLCLRFPKTLVLVSIIAFGSSLVPWQNLSSEFMPSFAEGDLLYMPTTLPGLSPATAAKLLQQTDRLIKTVPEVAVVLGKSGRANTATDPAPLTMFETSIRLKPQSEWREGITIDDIIAQLDAAVQVPGLTNAWLPPIKTRIDMLSTGIRTPIGVRVTGPDLTSIQDVATQLEHKIKGLSGSRSVYAERAQRGLYLNIEPNISQLGRYGITLTELQDYVRFAIGGAPIATSIQGRESYDISLRFPRSQRSDPEQIRKLPLQSKDGAYVLLEQVAKVELINGPVMITAENARLTNWIYIDLTKETTIGEYLAQLEQLIDNSTFPAQISVSIGGQYEYMQRVQQRLQQLVPLTLLIIMMLLYLTFRNLSDVILVLFSLPFALSGSLWLLYLLDYQLSVAVAVGLIALSGVAAEFAVVMLLYLKRAITELKPTNEQQLWQAIMQGAVQRVRPKAMTVLTIIVSLLPIMLGSGAGNEVMQRIAAPMLGGMIAAPLISMLLLPVLYFLLHRREYKTN, encoded by the coding sequence ATGATTAAGTTTATTATTCGCTGGTCGCTAAATAATCCAATCTTAATTTTACTCTGTAGTTTGGCCTTAGTGCTATTTGGCTGGCAGGCAGGCCAACAAATAAAACTGGATGCCTTGCCGGATTTATCTGATGTCCAAGTTATTATCAAAACCAGTTATCCTGGGCAAACACCCGAGTTAATAGAGCAACAAGTTAGCTACCCGCTATCAACAGCGTTATTAGCTGTGCCTAAAGCCAAAGCCGTGCGCAGTTTCTCTATGGCCGGCGACAGTTATCTGTATGTTATTTTTGCCGATGGCACCGATCCGTATTGGGCGCGCTCTCGGGTATTAGAATACTTACAAACAGTTACGCTACCTCAAGGTGCCACTGCGACATTAGGCCCCGATGCCAGCGGAGTTGGCTGGGTATTTCAATATGCGTTAGTGGATCGCAGCGGCCAACATTCCTTAGAGCAACTGACCAGCTTACAAAAATTTTATTTAAGCCCTGAGCTACAAAGTGTCGATGGCGTATCTGAAGTAGCCAGTATTGGCGGGATGGATAAAACCTACCAATTAGAATTACAGCCTCGTTTAATGCGGGCTTATCAACTCACCCTTGCTGATGTAATTAATGCCATTAAAAACCATAACCAGCAAGTCGGCGGCGGCATTATTGAAGTTGCAGAAACCGAGTTGTTAGTGCAAAGCAATGGCTATATTCAATCAAGTAACGATTTAGCGCAAATACCAGTAGGTAAGCGTAATCATGCTGATTACGCGCTAACCTTAGCTGATATTGGTACGGTGCAAGAAGTGCCTGCAGCTCGGCGCGGTATTGCAGAATTAAATGGTGAAGGGGAAGTCGTCGCAGGCATTATTGTTATGCGACATGGCGAAAATGCCCTGCAAACAATAGATGCCGTAAAACAAAAGTTACAACAATTAAAAACTGGCTTACCTAGTGGGGTTGAGGTCGTTACCGTTTATGACCGCTCTGAACTGATTAAGGCTACTGTAAGTAATCTTAGTGAGAAACTGCTAGAAGAAATGGCTGTGGTTGCCATTATTTGTGTGGTGTTTTTATTGCACTTTCGCTCAGCCTTAGTCGCAGTGATTAGCTTACCCTTAGCGCTATTAAGCAGTGTATTGTTAATGAACCTGCTCAATATAAATGCTAACGTGATGAGCTTAGGCGGCATTGCTATCGCTATCGGCGCCTTGGTGGATGCAGCTATTGTTATGGTAGAGCATGCCCATAAAGAGCTAGAGCATGCTAAAGCAAAACAAGCAGCTAATACTGCCCTACCCCCTAACGTGTATCGGCAAGTTATTACCTCGGCCTGTACTGATGTTGGCCCAGCCTTGTTTTTCTCGTTACTGGTTATCACCGTAAGCTTTATGCCCGTGTTCTTTTTAGAAGCTCAAGAAGGCCGTTTATTTGCACCTTTAGCGTTTACCAAAACTTTCTCTATGGCGGCAGCGGCTATCTTAGCTATTACGCTGATCCCTGTACTGATGCTGTATTTATTACGCGGCAAAATACCCACCGAGCAACAAAATCCAATTAATCGCGGGCTTATTGCCTTATACCGCCCAGTGTTGAAGTTATGTTTACGTTTCCCCAAAACATTAGTGTTAGTGTCTATTATTGCTTTTGGCAGCAGCTTAGTGCCGTGGCAAAACTTATCCAGTGAATTTATGCCTAGCTTTGCCGAAGGTGATTTACTGTATATGCCCACCACTCTGCCCGGCCTTAGCCCAGCAACAGCGGCAAAATTACTACAACAAACCGATCGCTTAATTAAAACCGTACCCGAGGTCGCTGTGGTGCTAGGTAAAAGTGGCCGTGCCAATACCGCGACCGACCCTGCCCCATTAACCATGTTTGAAACCAGTATTCGCTTAAAGCCGCAATCAGAGTGGCGAGAAGGCATAACCATAGATGATATTATTGCCCAGCTCGACGCTGCTGTGCAGGTACCCGGTCTAACCAACGCTTGGTTACCGCCGATTAAAACTCGTATCGATATGTTATCGACCGGCATTCGCACGCCAATTGGCGTTAGAGTAACAGGGCCAGACTTAACCAGCATTCAAGATGTCGCGACCCAATTAGAGCATAAAATAAAAGGCTTAAGCGGTAGTCGCTCCGTGTATGCCGAGCGAGCACAACGTGGCTTATATTTAAATATAGAACCGAATATAAGCCAGCTGGGACGTTATGGTATTACCTTAACTGAACTGCAAGACTATGTCCGCTTTGCCATTGGTGGCGCACCTATAGCGACCAGTATTCAAGGCCGCGAAAGTTATGATATTAGTTTGCGCTTCCCCAGAAGCCAGCGCAGCGACCCAGAACAAATACGTAAGTTGCCGTTACAAAGTAAAGATGGTGCTTATGTATTATTAGAGCAAGTGGCTAAGGTTGAATTAATTAATGGTCCGGTGATGATTACCGCCGAAAATGCCCGCTTAACCAATTGGATCTATATCGATTTAACTAAAGAAACCACTATCGGTGAGTATTTAGCGCAGTTAGAGCAGCTTATCGACAACAGTACTTTTCCGGCCCAAATCAGCGTCAGTATTGGTGGTCAATACGAATATATGCAGCGAGTACAACAACGCTTGCAACAACTAGTACCATTAACCTTGCTGATTATTATGATGTTGTTGTACCTGACCTTTCGTAATCTAAGTGATGTCATATTAGTATTATTCAGTTTACCTTTCGCTTTAAGCGGCAGCTTATGGTTATTGTACTTATTAGACTATCAATTATCGGTTGCTGTAGCGGTAGGCTTAATTGCGCTAAGTGGTGTTGCTGCTGAGTTTGCTGTTGTTATGTTGCTGTATTTAAAGCGGGCTATAACAGAGCTTAAACCGACTAACGAGCAGCAATTATGGCAAGCCATTATGCAAGGCGCAGTACAAAGAGTACGGCCTAAAGCGATGACTGTATTAACGATTATTGTCAGCTTGTTGCCCATTATGTTGGGCTCGGGTGCGGGTAATGAAGTGATGCAGCGCATTGCTGCGCCTATGTTAGGCGGCATGATAGCGGCGCCATTAATCTCTATGTTACTGCTACCAGTACTGTATTTTTTACTCCACCGTAGAGAATATAAGACAAACTAG
- a CDS encoding flagellar basal body-associated protein FliL: MRKYFLAYLLLVGSFSVFSAAADVTKPEVVYYGFDPDIVTNYIAADRRTMGYIRVVVELMLDNKIHLSTIEHHEPLILDTIIGTISQQPEEKVKSLLGREEIRLNILQKLQQKMQDETGNTMIRDILFTKYLYQ; this comes from the coding sequence ATGCGTAAATATTTCTTAGCTTATCTATTATTAGTTGGCAGTTTTTCGGTTTTTTCAGCAGCTGCCGATGTCACTAAACCGGAAGTCGTGTATTACGGTTTTGATCCCGATATCGTGACTAATTATATTGCAGCTGATCGCCGCACCATGGGATATATTCGGGTCGTCGTCGAACTGATGCTAGATAATAAAATCCACCTCTCCACCATAGAGCATCACGAACCTTTAATCCTAGACACTATAATTGGTACAATTAGCCAACAGCCAGAAGAAAAAGTAAAATCGTTACTCGGTCGTGAAGAAATTCGCCTAAATATTTTGCAAAAGCTGCAGCAAAAAATGCAAGACGAAACGGGTAATACCATGATCCGAGATATTTTATTTACTAAATATCTGTATCAGTAA
- the glpE gene encoding thiosulfate sulfurtransferase GlpE: MSEFKHISVQQTAELIEKDNVVIADIRDEQSFAAGHITNSKHLTNGTLHSFLQQFEFDQPVVVVCYHGNSSQGAAQYLVNQGFEQVYSLDGGFESWRKQQPFSTDTATNSTAKND, encoded by the coding sequence ATGAGCGAGTTTAAACATATTTCAGTGCAACAAACTGCCGAATTAATCGAAAAAGATAATGTGGTTATCGCGGATATCCGTGATGAACAAAGCTTTGCCGCCGGTCATATTACTAATTCAAAGCATTTAACCAATGGCACTTTACATAGTTTTTTACAGCAATTTGAATTTGACCAACCGGTAGTTGTGGTTTGTTATCATGGCAATTCAAGTCAAGGCGCAGCCCAGTATTTAGTTAACCAAGGCTTCGAGCAGGTATATAGCTTAGACGGTGGCTTTGAAAGCTGGCGCAAGCAACAACCTTTCAGTACTGATACTGCAACAAACAGCACAGCTAAAAATGACTGA
- a CDS encoding M48 family metallopeptidase, producing MSSNFFAQQDLARRNTRLLVVLFSLAVLLLITLTNVVALYSLGFIDATFVTGQSSSYNTAQSSNYNQNLPWVTIGWISTVVIGAVSIAILLKWHKLRHGGRAVAESLGGVRLTPDSSDPLQRRLLNVVEEMALAANLPVPPVYLLPEAGINAFAAGYSPADAVVGITQGALEQLNRDELQGVVAHEFSHILNGDMRMNIRLIAILNGILFIGHVGYFLMRTGSTRSVGRSRNNKNNGGGILALALGFIVIGYLGSFLGNLIKAAVSRQREYLADASAVQFSRNPRGIAGALKVIGSHSSKSIIRSKNADENSHLFFGEAISSWMSIFATHPPLAKRIQRLEPHWNGKFPTPRAKDQQIAEANAQLNTANELNADNTPEQAKSPRDKFIAALPLLLVHSSRQSQPASALVCCLLLQPDHAIRTAQLGLIKQIGSAELLQQVDQLCDQVEKLNLLQQVQLLQRVIPALKTLSINEFTQLNQLLKSLQQQMVQPSLSSWLTYQFIQHTVAVEFDNKQIVRQFSRQSIKELQPSILMLLALISNVAGDDVAQQQDAWQQALLALELAEDTVKPDIDWSLLSKALPQLLALTPNDKQQLWQAIHTAVNADNQLAMQEQALLLALALLLEMPYDSSIT from the coding sequence ATGAGTAGTAATTTTTTTGCCCAACAAGATTTAGCTCGCCGTAATACCCGCTTATTAGTGGTGTTATTTAGCCTTGCCGTATTGCTACTTATTACGTTAACCAATGTTGTCGCGTTATATAGCTTAGGCTTTATAGATGCGACTTTTGTTACTGGCCAAAGCAGTAGTTATAACACCGCTCAGAGCAGCAACTACAATCAAAACTTGCCTTGGGTCACAATTGGCTGGATAAGCACAGTAGTAATAGGCGCCGTCTCAATAGCCATCTTATTAAAGTGGCATAAATTACGCCATGGCGGTCGCGCGGTAGCTGAATCATTAGGTGGTGTGCGGTTAACACCTGACAGTAGCGATCCGTTACAACGTCGGTTACTCAATGTGGTAGAAGAAATGGCACTGGCCGCTAACCTACCCGTACCACCAGTATATTTATTGCCGGAAGCTGGCATCAATGCATTTGCTGCGGGTTATAGCCCTGCCGACGCAGTGGTAGGGATTACTCAAGGTGCGTTAGAGCAGTTAAATCGAGATGAACTTCAAGGCGTAGTCGCCCACGAGTTTAGCCATATTTTAAACGGCGATATGCGGATGAATATTCGCTTGATAGCCATTTTAAATGGCATTTTATTTATTGGCCATGTTGGCTATTTTTTAATGCGCACCGGCAGCACTCGTAGCGTGGGTCGTTCGCGAAATAATAAAAACAATGGCGGCGGTATTCTTGCGTTAGCATTGGGCTTTATCGTTATTGGTTATTTAGGTTCTTTTTTAGGTAATTTAATTAAAGCCGCCGTTAGCCGGCAACGCGAATATTTAGCCGATGCCTCAGCCGTGCAGTTTAGCCGTAACCCCAGAGGTATAGCCGGAGCATTAAAAGTTATTGGCAGTCATAGCAGTAAAAGTATTATTCGCAGTAAAAATGCCGATGAAAACAGCCATTTATTTTTTGGTGAGGCCATTAGTAGCTGGATGAGCATCTTTGCCACTCACCCGCCACTAGCAAAGCGTATTCAACGGTTAGAACCGCATTGGAATGGTAAGTTTCCTACCCCTAGAGCTAAAGACCAGCAAATAGCTGAAGCAAATGCTCAGCTTAATACGGCTAACGAGCTAAATGCCGATAACACACCTGAGCAAGCTAAAAGCCCGCGGGATAAGTTTATCGCAGCCCTGCCGTTGTTACTGGTCCATAGCAGCCGGCAAAGCCAGCCAGCCAGTGCTTTAGTTTGTTGTTTACTGTTGCAACCAGACCACGCTATCCGTACAGCACAGCTTGGCTTAATTAAACAAATTGGCTCAGCTGAATTATTACAGCAAGTTGATCAACTGTGCGATCAAGTCGAAAAACTTAATTTGTTACAGCAAGTACAATTATTACAACGCGTTATCCCAGCATTAAAAACCTTAAGCATTAACGAATTTACGCAATTAAACCAATTACTTAAATCATTACAGCAACAAATGGTGCAACCTAGCCTAAGTAGCTGGTTAACTTATCAATTTATTCAACATACTGTCGCGGTTGAGTTTGATAATAAACAAATAGTTCGCCAATTTTCACGCCAAAGTATCAAAGAATTGCAACCTTCTATTTTAATGCTGTTGGCCTTAATTAGTAATGTTGCTGGCGATGATGTAGCGCAACAACAAGATGCTTGGCAACAAGCGCTACTGGCGTTAGAGCTTGCTGAAGATACCGTTAAACCAGACATTGATTGGTCATTACTCAGCAAAGCGTTACCGCAATTATTAGCCTTAACCCCCAACGATAAACAGCAGTTATGGCAAGCCATTCATACTGCAGTGAATGCCGATAATCAACTGGCAATGCAAGAGCAAGCCTTACTCCTAGCCTTGGCATTATTATTAGAAATGCCCTACGACAGCAGCATAACCTAA
- a CDS encoding LemA family protein, translated as MTSLIILGLLLAIVFWVISIFNNLVKLKNRFQNAFAQIEVQLKRRYDLIPNLVETAKAYMSHERDTLEAVIQARNAAMAGLKVAANNPGDAGAMTELAGAEGALQQAMGRLNVVMEAYPDLKANQNMMQLSEELTSTENRVAFARQAFNDGVTEYNSYKQSFPAVVLAPSFGHASDAKLLEFADTAQIQAAPKVSF; from the coding sequence ATGACAAGTTTAATTATTCTGGGTCTGTTGCTGGCAATTGTGTTCTGGGTTATTAGTATTTTTAATAACTTAGTAAAATTAAAAAACCGCTTTCAAAATGCTTTTGCTCAAATTGAAGTTCAACTTAAACGCCGCTATGACTTAATCCCCAACTTAGTTGAAACCGCTAAAGCATATATGTCGCATGAACGTGACACGCTTGAAGCCGTCATTCAAGCTAGAAATGCCGCTATGGCAGGTCTTAAAGTGGCAGCCAACAATCCTGGTGACGCCGGAGCTATGACTGAACTAGCGGGTGCTGAAGGTGCCTTACAGCAAGCTATGGGTCGGTTAAATGTGGTAATGGAAGCCTATCCTGATTTAAAAGCTAATCAAAACATGATGCAGCTTTCTGAAGAGCTAACCAGTACTGAAAACCGTGTTGCCTTTGCCCGCCAAGCCTTTAACGATGGCGTAACAGAGTACAATAGTTACAAACAAAGTTTCCCTGCTGTGGTTCTTGCTCCCAGCTTTGGCCATGCTAGCGATGCTAAGTTACTTGAGTTTGCTGATACCGCTCAAATTCAAGCTGCACCCAAAGTGAGCTTCTAA
- the glpG gene encoding rhomboid family intramembrane serine protease GlpG, with amino-acid sequence MTESYLEVFAVLNSAKAAQLFADYCQAQGIAVHLEIKSTDVAELYCAADQLAQAEAELAQFMQQPQHKRYQQAAWQLSKPSASQTTVLPSINWQRSLLLAPLTTAMLVLCLLVYAWMYFDWPSAAKWLQLSEPAQLWRWFTPMLLHFSLTHLVFNLAWWWLLGRQFERVLGFALLANFTLSVALISNAAQYFMTGPNFGGLSGVVYGLFGYCWLAGLINPRQRMFISSGMAGFLVLWLVLGFFDLLWVNMANWAHLAGLVSGMAWALILRKHPGRH; translated from the coding sequence ATGACTGAGTCTTATTTAGAAGTCTTTGCGGTTTTAAACTCGGCAAAAGCGGCACAGTTATTTGCTGATTATTGCCAAGCTCAAGGCATAGCCGTGCATCTTGAGATTAAATCGACCGATGTTGCGGAATTATATTGTGCAGCCGATCAATTAGCCCAAGCAGAAGCCGAATTAGCCCAGTTTATGCAACAGCCACAACATAAGCGTTATCAGCAAGCCGCTTGGCAATTGAGCAAACCTAGTGCTAGCCAGACGACTGTATTGCCGAGCATTAATTGGCAACGTAGCTTGCTGTTAGCGCCATTAACAACAGCGATGTTAGTGCTATGTTTACTGGTGTACGCATGGATGTATTTTGACTGGCCCAGTGCAGCAAAGTGGTTGCAGTTATCTGAACCTGCCCAGTTATGGCGCTGGTTTACGCCGATGTTATTACACTTCTCACTTACCCATTTAGTGTTTAATTTAGCTTGGTGGTGGTTGCTTGGTCGGCAATTTGAGCGGGTGTTAGGCTTTGCTCTATTGGCTAATTTTACCTTGTCGGTGGCGTTGATATCTAATGCAGCACAATACTTTATGACTGGGCCTAATTTTGGCGGTTTATCAGGCGTAGTGTATGGTTTATTTGGTTATTGTTGGTTAGCAGGACTGATTAATCCGCGCCAGCGCATGTTTATCAGTTCAGGTATGGCTGGCTTTTTAGTGTTATGGCTAGTATTAGGCTTTTTTGATTTGCTTTGGGTCAACATGGCCAATTGGGCGCATTTAGCTGGTTTAGTTAGCGGTATGGCATGGGCTTTAATTTTACGTAAACATCCGGGTCGCCATTAA
- a CDS encoding chorismate--pyruvate lyase family protein, which produces MTTPVISLQADWSVADQMILPPSIAPWLLEVASLTARLKRHCQQFHLQVVHESMQPLPSFLQPLFPASAPALLREVILYCDDKPCVYAQSWLPKTTLDILQPLANMGQRPLGDYIFRQANLVRGEIEACKVDISLPQVAAGQLQQCWARRSIFQLQQQPFLVAEVFLPAIQQLSATANHVTRAQ; this is translated from the coding sequence GTGACAACGCCTGTTATTTCCTTGCAAGCTGATTGGTCAGTTGCAGACCAAATGATATTGCCGCCGAGCATTGCGCCTTGGCTACTCGAAGTAGCGTCATTGACGGCTCGATTAAAGCGACACTGCCAGCAATTTCACCTGCAGGTTGTGCATGAAAGTATGCAACCGCTACCGTCTTTTTTACAACCGCTATTCCCTGCAAGCGCCCCAGCATTATTGCGCGAAGTTATTTTATACTGCGATGATAAACCCTGTGTTTATGCGCAAAGCTGGTTGCCCAAAACAACCTTAGATATCTTGCAGCCATTAGCCAATATGGGCCAGCGGCCATTAGGTGATTATATATTTCGCCAAGCAAACTTAGTTCGGGGTGAGATTGAAGCCTGTAAAGTAGATATTAGTCTGCCACAAGTTGCTGCAGGTCAATTGCAACAGTGCTGGGCCAGACGGTCAATATTTCAGTTGCAACAACAGCCTTTTTTAGTGGCAGAAGTGTTTTTACCCGCAATACAGCAATTATCGGCAACAGCAAATCATGTAACGAGAGCGCAATAA
- a CDS encoding efflux RND transporter periplasmic adaptor subunit, protein MRISIILTALLVAASFHVSAQQTGVKPSVLNPATLQQPAATIFACPMHPHIQQHEAGTCPICGMNLVEKAIANNNGASSGPSVNVSGQMQQALGIRTEPATKRTLWRFIETFGQVQYAEDAIHHSHIRAEGWIEQLYVRSLGQRVKAGDKLFSYYAPDLLVAQDDFLQALSVIERGNSSGTSLLQRAETRLRLLGLTEQQITELKQTRKSLYQITVYAHQDGVVTKLNVRDGMFINPSDTLMEITNIQQVWLVADVAESQQNWLRLGMAAEFDIPSQQRSGIETSVAFIYPEINAISRTSQVRLPIDNKQLQLQPNMVLPVRLYGGALRDVLTVPKQAVMLSATGSRVIVQSEQQFSIRPVEVGHSAQQFVEIRSGLAAGETVVTSGQFLLDAEASLSQLPVSTPATTEQHQHD, encoded by the coding sequence ATGCGTATCAGCATCATACTTACTGCTCTTTTAGTAGCAGCTTCATTTCATGTATCTGCCCAGCAAACTGGCGTTAAGCCGTCGGTTCTCAACCCTGCCACCTTACAACAACCGGCGGCCACTATATTTGCCTGTCCCATGCATCCGCATATCCAGCAGCATGAAGCGGGAACCTGCCCCATTTGCGGCATGAATCTAGTGGAAAAAGCCATTGCTAACAATAACGGCGCTAGCAGTGGCCCAAGTGTAAATGTTTCAGGCCAAATGCAGCAAGCACTGGGTATTCGCACTGAACCAGCTACAAAACGTACCTTATGGCGCTTTATTGAGACCTTTGGCCAAGTGCAATACGCTGAAGATGCTATTCACCATAGTCATATCCGCGCTGAAGGCTGGATTGAACAATTATATGTGCGCAGTTTAGGCCAACGCGTTAAAGCGGGTGATAAGCTATTTAGTTATTACGCCCCCGACTTATTAGTCGCTCAAGACGATTTCTTACAGGCTTTGTCGGTTATTGAGCGCGGCAATAGTAGTGGCACCAGCTTATTACAACGCGCAGAAACCCGGTTACGCTTATTAGGCTTAACCGAGCAACAAATTACCGAGCTAAAGCAAACCCGAAAAAGTTTATATCAAATAACCGTTTATGCTCACCAAGATGGGGTAGTAACCAAATTAAATGTACGTGATGGTATGTTTATTAATCCTAGTGATACTTTAATGGAAATCACTAATATCCAACAAGTATGGTTAGTTGCCGACGTAGCTGAAAGCCAACAAAATTGGCTTCGCTTAGGTATGGCAGCCGAGTTTGATATCCCTTCCCAGCAGCGTAGCGGTATCGAAACCTCGGTAGCGTTTATATACCCTGAAATAAATGCCATAAGTCGCACCAGCCAGGTGCGGCTGCCAATAGATAATAAACAATTACAACTGCAACCGAATATGGTTTTGCCCGTGCGGCTATATGGTGGTGCCTTACGCGATGTGTTAACGGTTCCAAAGCAAGCCGTGATGCTATCAGCAACTGGCAGCCGCGTTATTGTTCAATCCGAGCAGCAATTTAGCATTCGCCCAGTCGAAGTCGGCCACAGTGCACAACAGTTCGTGGAAATACGTAGCGGTTTAGCGGCTGGTGAAACGGTGGTTACTTCTGGTCAGTTTTTATTAGATGCCGAAGCCAGTTTAAGCCAGCTACCAGTTTCTACACCGGCCACAACGGAGCAACATCAGCATGATTAA
- the ubiA gene encoding 4-hydroxybenzoate octaprenyltransferase — MQWQLTRKHWPDYLQLMRLEKPIGTYLLLWPTWWALWIAAEGVPPIGLLVVFTLGVILMRAAGCVINDFADRKVDGAVARTKHRPLATKRVTATEAIQLFLLLILASAALLLFLNWQTVLLSVVALGLAVAYPFMKRYTHLPQVVLGAAFSWGMPMAFMAIQLQLPLIVWLLYAANLLWTVAYDTYYAMVDKPDDLKTGIKSTAILFGRQVLLIIGLLQAASIILLLVVGYLAQLHWLYYVSLLAATACFVYQQNLARKSLANKSLAGCFSAFLHNHYVGMLIFIGIALSYWLQG, encoded by the coding sequence ATGCAGTGGCAATTAACCCGCAAACATTGGCCTGATTATCTGCAATTAATGCGCTTAGAAAAGCCAATCGGCACTTATTTGTTGTTATGGCCTACTTGGTGGGCTTTATGGATTGCGGCCGAAGGTGTACCACCAATAGGTTTGTTAGTGGTGTTTACGTTAGGTGTAATCTTAATGCGCGCCGCAGGGTGTGTAATTAATGATTTTGCCGATAGAAAAGTGGACGGCGCGGTAGCTAGAACCAAACACCGGCCCTTAGCGACGAAGCGTGTGACTGCAACCGAAGCCATTCAACTATTTTTGCTGCTGATATTAGCCAGTGCGGCTTTATTATTATTTTTAAATTGGCAAACGGTATTACTGTCGGTAGTGGCATTAGGCTTGGCCGTGGCTTATCCTTTTATGAAGCGTTACACCCATTTACCGCAAGTGGTATTAGGTGCCGCTTTTAGCTGGGGTATGCCAATGGCGTTTATGGCAATTCAGTTACAACTACCGTTAATAGTCTGGTTATTGTATGCGGCAAATTTACTTTGGACCGTGGCTTACGACACGTATTACGCTATGGTTGATAAACCGGATGACTTAAAAACGGGTATAAAATCGACGGCAATTTTATTTGGTCGACAGGTACTGTTAATTATCGGTTTGCTGCAAGCTGCTAGTATAATCTTACTATTGGTCGTAGGTTATTTAGCCCAGTTACATTGGTTGTACTATGTTAGCTTACTGGCTGCTACGGCGTGTTTTGTGTATCAGCAAAATTTGGCTCGAAAAAGCCTTGCCAATAAAAGCTTAGCCGGTTGTTTTAGTGCCTTTTTGCATAATCATTATGTTGGCATGTTAATCTTTATCGGTATTGCATTAAGCTATTGGTTACAAGGATAA
- a CDS encoding DUF192 domain-containing protein has protein sequence MYKPTLFKQLGFKQLGCSVLLLLATAACANPPTEQQARALFSLQTLNIGGITTVVQVADTAEKRAQGLMFQQTAKPGMLLLYQQPAAISLWMRNTTMPLDVAFIGPDWTIMHIEPLQPLDETTVAANSEVIAALEMPQGWFAAKQIQPGATVKLIE, from the coding sequence ATGTATAAACCTACCTTATTTAAGCAATTAGGATTTAAGCAATTAGGTTGTAGTGTATTATTGCTTCTGGCTACCGCGGCATGTGCTAATCCGCCAACAGAGCAACAGGCCAGAGCCTTGTTTTCGTTACAGACCCTGAATATTGGCGGCATTACTACCGTGGTACAAGTGGCTGATACGGCAGAAAAACGCGCCCAAGGCTTAATGTTTCAGCAAACGGCTAAGCCGGGCATGTTATTACTTTATCAACAACCTGCTGCTATTAGCTTATGGATGCGTAATACCACTATGCCATTAGATGTGGCTTTTATTGGCCCAGATTGGACTATTATGCATATTGAGCCATTACAGCCATTAGACGAAACCACTGTTGCTGCTAATAGTGAAGTTATTGCTGCGTTGGAAATGCCGCAAGGTTGGTTTGCGGCTAAGCAAATTCAACCTGGCGCCACTGTTAAGTTAATTGAGTAA